Within Deltaproteobacteria bacterium, the genomic segment ATATAAAAGTGGACGCGAACGCACAAGTGGCCAGGCCATCAGAATATGGTGAAAATTAAGCTGGCCAAGTACTAAGGCCGCAACGGTTGCTTTCAGGATCTTGGAAATATAGCGTATGTTCGGTTTCTTCAATTACCGGACATCCGGCCGACTCTAGCCTTTGCCGCCAAGCCTCTCGCTCCGCCGGTTCGATGCTAAAAGCCACGAGATGGTAGCCGATAGGATCCGATCCAAAACTACGGTTGGTGACGCCGCCTTCTTCACTGCGCTCAATCATCAGGCGTCCGGTCCCAAACCGCAGCCAAACCGAACGTAGCCCGAAATCATCTTTAAATTCCCGCTCGAAAACCAGCCCTAAGACTTCTTGATAAAATGCACTCAACACCTCAACATCCCAGGCCTTGATCGCCACATGATGCACCGCATTAACATTCATAAAGTTTCTCCAAGGGTATCATACGCTCATTCATGCTAGGCTTCACCATGGGATTGCAACCTGTTGTGAGTGTTTACGGCGTCACGCCACTAAGCCCGAATAAGGTCGGTGTTCACTGCCTGCTTTATTGCGGTTGTGAAGCCCGTGGCAAGGTTCATCCCGATAAACTTATGGAGATCATTCCCGGTCGCTACATGCTCGCCGGGGTATATCCATGCCCGAAAGGCTGCAAAACCTACCCAAAGGCGAAACAATAAGCACCC encodes:
- a CDS encoding VOC family protein, whose protein sequence is MNVNAVHHVAIKAWDVEVLSAFYQEVLGLVFEREFKDDFGLRSVWLRFGTGRLMIERSEEGGVTNRSFGSDPIGYHLVAFSIEPAEREAWRQRLESAGCPVIEETEHTLYFQDPESNRCGLSTWPA